AAGGGTGTCGGTTAACGgttaattaaaaacttgaaaaagtGCAGCCCTAGTGTAaagccaaaaagtgcatattgaCATTTTAATAATGCGCTTTTAAGTGATAAAGGTTTTAAAGATGCTTTTGAGGTTTTTTGGATAATTTTAGAGAAACAAAAACAACCTTTAGCTCAATACAACAGTGGTGGGACTATGGAAAGGTCCAAATTAAACAGATCAGTCAGCAGTATACAAAGAATGTCACAAGAAATGTAGAAAGGTCAATGAAAGTTTTAGAGATGGATATTATTAATTTGGAGGAACGGCTACAATCCACAGGAGATTGGACATTTACAAGGTGTATTTCTGAGAAAAAGGCCAAATTGAATAAACTTTTAGAAATGAAAGCAAAAGGGTCATCGGTTAGATCTCGCTTTCAAAGCATTGATGAAATGGATGTaccatcaaaatgttttttttttggcctTGAGAAGAAGAATGGTCAAAAAAGATTTTTCCATTCTTTGAGATCTGAGTCTGGGAGAATGTTAACTGATGATAAGGAAATTCGTAAAAGAATTGTTGGTTTTTATAAAGAGCTATATAAATGTGAGCTGATAACAGAAGACAACTTTAATTCTTCTTTTTTGAAAAACTTACCTCAAGTCTCTACTGAGTCAAATAAGGACCTTTGTGGTGAAATACGTCTATAGGAGCTTAAAAAAGCACTTCAAAGTATGGAACCTGGAAAGGTATAGATGGTCTGCCAGTTGAGTTTTTTAAAACGTTTTGGTCAGTGGTGGGGGAAGATTTGCTCCAggttttaaatgacagttttaaAAATGGATATTTGCCTTTGAGCTGTCGCAGAGCTATTCTTACCCTTTTACCAAAAAAAGGAGACCTTACAGAGATAAAATCCTGGAGACCAGTTTCGGTATTGTGTTCCGACTATAAACTACCCTTAAAAGCACTTGCTAACAGACTTGAAGGTGTATTGGAGCAGGTGATTCACTCTGATCAGACATATTGTATCCCTAAGAGATCAATTTTTGACAATATATCACTTGCACAAATGAAGGATATTGATGTGGGCCTGATCTCTTTAGATCAGGAAAAAGCGTTCGATAGGGTTGAACACGTATATTTGTTAAAAACCCTGGAAGCATATGGATTCACACaagattttgttaaaaaaagtattgttaAGGTTAACGGTGGCTTATGTGCTCCTTTTGATGTGCAAAGAGGTGTGAGACAGGGTTGTGCTCTGTCGGGCATGTTATATTCTGTAGCCATTGAACCTCTTTTACACAAGTTAAGAGGAAGTATTAAAGGTTTGGTTTTACCCTATTCTGGAAAAAATGTTACCCTGTCTGCCTATGCTGATGATGTAGTGATTTTAATTAGTGATCAAAAAGATGTTGACACAGTGGAAAAttgtttaaatgattttaatgaGATATCATCAGCTAAAGTAAATTGGGCCAAGAGTGAGGCTATCTTGGTTGGCCAGTGGTTAAAGGGTTTTCCAAAACTTCCAAATGGTTTACTTTGGTCTAAAGGAGATTTTAAGTACCTGGGTGTTTTTCTTGGAGATGAATCCATTGTAAAGAAAAACTGGGACAATGttctagaaaatgttaaaggaaGATTAAATAAATGGAAGTGATTGATTCCAAGAATGTCATACAGGGGGCATATTCTTATTATAAACAACCTTGTGGCCTCCTCTTTATGGCATCGCCTAGCTTGTCTAGACCCTCCTTTAAGTCTAATTGTAGAGATTTAGAAAGTCCTGGTAGTTTTTTTTAGGGAAAAATTACACTGGGTATCCCAAAGTGTGCTATTTTTATCCAAAGATGAAGGAGGTCAAGGCCTTATCAATGTGCAAAGCAGAATTGCAACTTCGTATGCGTTTTATACACAGACTGTTGTATGGACCTTTTGACTCCAACTGGAAAGCTGTTTCTTGTGAGATTTTAAAGAGTGTGGGAGGCTTAGGCCTCGATAAAACTCTCTTTTTAATGGATCCTGTGAAAATAAACACATCAGATGCACCAATCCTCGCGAGGCGCCCCCCTTATATAATGGTAGGGGAAACACTGAGTCAGATCGGATAAATGTGATATTAGACGCTGGTTctttgtgatcaactccccctagtggtgaaccatcggattgaATGAAGCCTCGTtagctaaaatcacgtgacttgggccagtttgaaacacgctccgaaccactgattcgaaacaaaagattcataaatgtttcaaagcctcatgaagcagtgcttcgaaaacgaccatcactatGTATGTACACATTTCTGttagctgtgcacactgtgcccccttaaaaaaattggtgcataaTGTCCCTGATTGTCACTGtcaaataaacttaaataaaacaataaatatgaacaaaccTTCATTCATGCTGTCATCCCGATCAGGATGGTGACGAAACTTCTCTATAGTCTGGCAACCGATCAGACGAGTATTAGTCGCTTGAGCCCTGAGTGGGAACGTCGTGCCATTCAGGTCCTGACTATATCGCTCATCACAATATTCGAGACCTTAAGCATTCGATTTTACAAGATGAATTATTATCAGCGACCAATTTGCATATCATaagtatgtatatttaaaatgaatattatAGAACTGCGTAGTCTTATTTATTTTACCTCATAGATATTTTTCCCTGAAGCCAAACACTTCCTCTCTCCGAAGGCCAGCTGTAATAAATGAAGGCTAACCACATCCCCCTCACTGAAACAACAATTTCAAATCATAAGGTACAATGTACACACTAAAAATCGAATGTGATGGTTGTGTCCTTGGTCATAGAGACAGCAAACTTACTGATCCTGTGCTGACTGCACGGCCCACAAATAGCAGCAGTTTCGGGGATCATTCTCTGGTTCCTGGAACGTGAATGCGTAGACGGGCACTCTGCCACCCTCTAGCAGTGAGTGATATCTAGAAAGCAAAAGAGGACAGGTTCATGTTTACATTAAAGTACAATGAAAAGGACAAAGAGAATACAAAACACAACAAGTACTACGAAGTTTCACTAACTCTTTTTTGAGGGTCTTCATGTTCCAGAGCTGCAGGTAGCCATCAGCAAAAGCCTACAGCAAGCTGGTTGGTCCGCTGTATATACTGCAGCGCTGTTGCCCCTGTATCTGTGGGGCTGCTGAGCTGCAGGCACAGGTGTCTGCCCTGCTGAATCGCACCCTCTCTAAAGCGTGGGATCTCAGAGGGAGATTTATTGACCACTTCCAAATCTGTGTCAAAGCatacataaaaataatttaagattATTataaagcctttttttaagGCAAAAAAACCCACCATCTGTCACAATCTCACCTGATGCTTCCAGTTCACTCTGGCTGCAAGACAGGTCATCCAAACAGAGGTCAACCAGCAAAACGTGACCAACGTCTGTTACAACAGCAGCAACTCCAAAGAACCAACGTAGACTCTGATGCAGATGCTGTGTGCTGGCACTGGCCCCTCCATAGCTAACCAGGGGCTCAATGGCTGTTATCTGTATAAGACAAGGAGATCATCCACAGTAGTCTCTATGCAAGAACAGGTGTGGAATGGTTAAGCACTGGTTCTTGGTTATAGGCACTAATGGCTCTTTTctcattgcatagtaccccacggtttgggtcagcCTACTTTTTGGAGCTTTTCCACTGCAGGGAACttcactgcgaccaaaatggtcatatatgcgaccttttgaactgccgttgcgaccctaatttttaatggttcgcaaatgtgctacctaatgttttagacaatatgctatgatttactatgaggc
This is a stretch of genomic DNA from Misgurnus anguillicaudatus chromosome 7, ASM2758022v2, whole genome shotgun sequence. It encodes these proteins:
- the LOC129415003 gene encoding protein ELYS-like is translated as MKLRLTPYCMEDLLLERVDWPGLLVGPSWRWSMQLLASVSLLTASAGCPSTRPGLRVGLEEGEGSMLCLYDLGISRVVKAVVIPGRITAIEPLVSYGGASASTQHLHQSLRWFFGVAAVVTDVGHVLLVDLCLDDLSCSQSELEASDLEVVNKSPSEIPRFREGAIQQGRHLCLQLSSPTDTGATALQYIQRTNQLAVGFC